The Rhododendron vialii isolate Sample 1 chromosome 8a, ASM3025357v1 genome has a window encoding:
- the LOC131298875 gene encoding PWWP domain-containing protein 3-like: MGTEERETLTETLESAVEAQENGARVCVPKMGTEERETLSETLESAVEARENGTRVSVPKMGTEEAETLTETLESAVQPQENGARVSVDGVEGVKDDVCVGGDGGVVIEARVVETEICVEKSFVSTNGGDGGFIGDAKETGGAAVEGLSNGDSTLMNGDGSYEEIGLNQDGVSVGVEVHGSLDSVNEKGENCGYDDNKGSVAENEGTPGEEVMKIPGSEGNRKFNASHNEVENNGEVEEDAGDEEHEYSVGDFVWGKIRSHPWWPGRIYDPTDASEYARKYSQGGKLLVAYFGDESFSWCSPSQLKPFAEDFEEMSGQSNSKSFVNAVQNAIDEIRKLVEFKMTCYCISDKDRVGFERDVAMNAGIKEGVLVPDCDVNKLLIFLNGQSELLSTLRSIAKGVSNTSLPEFTVLRNSLAAFYRAKGGHKLPLFYEPVSIEGLEDKSRNVGVTDVKDFSGVVQVPFGGPVEEVWISSPMHPGLGQADQSLLQKCSGLMDDKLYERRKKKAVAELIEEDMVVKPDNEMGSLVKDVTTPGKLVKTSGKEKVKSSDEVVSQDGVDLSSPSGKKRGRRKRSETEGSVKSQVNKVRRAKNGAGEGEEESKDGVSTVGNEDTDAKEETEKGLASGIKRGRKKRVETQESSEKKVPRQKNGGGGEEGIKKKGGVSSIGDEDTNAKEETEKGLVSVRKRARRKKPETQGSEKPAEKEVESAKNGDAEGDNALSVGKDDSIPKEETEKGLASRERKKSRYLSPPFAGLKKGGRNSSTKKDSLDAEFEKIAKVARVGERMISAAGQIIGSPSFTSLKRGVRNSSTEKDSVDAGSEKIAKVARIGARMISAAGQLIGSPPVVNCSDETKVDSVAISTPNPPREDQKKIIDTVKLNADTKKVVTEVRSAATNPLQLKEKSAVDIFLEFISEFRSALYLNGSKYKIFHRGQPGRKRKLLSSGHDTQIPESKTPRKRNGKKEQELSGVKKLEKDGGELRKKRKKETVNNKKDGEAATMPVTLTVTFPSGFSLPSRNDLKAVFSKFGALNEKETEVLYNCSCAMVVFMKSSDAEEAFNASIKASPFGPAKVSYRLRYSLDGYEKVASPSYKEGGENPVDDASRVLFTVKEKLELMTSMLEKSYGNMLPEDQSKLEVEMKGLLEVVNTVT; the protein is encoded by the coding sequence ATGGGAACAGAGGAAAGAGAAACCCTAACTGAGACCTTGGAGTCAGCTGTGGAGGCTCAAGAGAATGGGGCTAGGGTTTGTGTTCCAAAAATGGGAACGGAGGAAAGAGAAACCCTAAGTGAGACCTTGGAGTCAGCTGTTGAAGCTCGGGAGAATGGGACTAGGGTTTCTGTTCCAAAAATGGGAACAGAGGAAGCAGAAACCCTAACTGAGACCTTGGAGTCAGCTGTTCAACCTCAGGAGAATGGGGCTAGGGTTTCTGTTGACGGCGTCGAGGGTGTAAAGGATGATGTTTGTGtgggtggtgatggtggagttgTTATTGAAGCTAGGGTTGTGGAGACCGAAATTTGTGTTGAGAAGAGCTTCGTGTCGACTAATGGTGGTGATGGCGGGTTTATTGGAGATGCTAAAGAGACAGGGGGTGCTGCGGTAGAAGGTTTGTCCAATGGAGATTCAACTCTGATGAATGGAGATGGTTCTTATGAGGAAATCGGGTTGAACCAAGATGGTGTTTCTGTTGGTGTGGAAGTTCACGGCTCGTTGGACAGTGTAAATGAGAAAGGCGAAAATTGTGGGTATGATGATAACAAAGGTTCTGTGGCTGAAAATGAGGGAACCCCAGGTGAGGAGGTTATGAAAATTCCTGGTTCTGAGGGTAATAGAAAATTCAATGCCAGTCATAATGAAGTAGAAAATAATGGTGAAGTAGAAGAGGATGCCGGGGATGAAGAACATGAGTATTCGGTGGGTGACTTCGTGTGGGGCAAAATTAGGAGTCACCCTTGGTGGCCTGGACGAATTTACGATCCTACAGATGCGTCAGAGTATGCTAGAAAGTATAGTCAAGGGGGAAAGCTGCTTGTTGCTTACTTTGGGGACGAGTCTTTCTCTTGGTGCTCCCCATCTCAGTTAAAACCCTTTGCAGAGGATTTTGAAGAAATGTCGGGCCAAAGTAATTCTAAGAGCTTTGTAAATGCTGTGCAGAATGCCATAGATGAGATACGTAAGCTTGTGGAGTTCAAGATGACTTGCTATTGCATATCTGACAAAGATCGAGTTGGGTTTGAGAGAGATGTGGCGATGAATGCTGGAATCAAGGAAGGAGTACTTGTGCCTGACTGTGATGTAAataaacttttaatttttcttaatgGACAATCAGAATTGCTTTCAACGCTGAGGTCTATCGCTAAGGGTGTTTCTAACACCAGTTTGCCTGAGTTTACGGTGTTGAGGAATTCCCTTGCGGCATTTTATCGAGCAAAGGGAGGTCACAAACTGCCTTTGTTCTATGAACCTGTGTCTATTGAAGGCCTGGAAGACAAGAGTAGGAATGTTGGAGTAACAGATGTAAAAGATTTCAGTGGTGTGGTGCAAGTTCCTTTTGGAGGTCCTGTGGAAGAAGTATGGATTTCATCACCAATGCATCCAGGATTAGGTCAAGCTGATCAATCGTTGCTGCAGAAATGCTCGGGATTAATGGATGACAAGCTCTatgaaagaaggaagaagaaagctGTTGCTGAACTTATTGAAGAAGACATGGTTGTAAAACCTGATAACGAAATGGGGAGTTTGGTCAAGGATGTAACAACACCAGGCAAATTGGTGAAAACATCTGGAAAGGAAAAAGTGAAGAGCAGTGATGAAGTTGTAAGTCAGGATGGTGTTGATTTGAGTTCTCCATCAGGGAAGAAGAGGGGGAGACGGAAGAGGTCGGAGACTGAAGGCTCTGTTAAATCGCAAGTGAATAAAGTTCGGAGAGCCAAAAATGGTGCTGGTGAGGGGGAAGAAGAATCTAAAGACGGTGTGTCTACTGTTGGGAACGAAGATACAGATGCCAAAGAAGAAACTGAGAAGGGTTTGGCCTCAGGGATCAAGAGGGGTAGAAAGAAGAGGGTGGAGACTCAAGAATCTTCCGAGAAGAAAGTTCCGAGACAGAAAAATGGTGGTGGGGGTGAAGAAGGAATTAAGAAGAAGGGCGGTGTGTCTAGTATTGGGGATGAGGATACGAATGCCAAAGAAGAAACTGAGAAGGGTTTGGTTTCTGTGAGGAAGAGGGCAAGAAGAAAGAAACCGGAGACACAAGGATCTGAGAAACCTGCAGAGAAGGAAGTTGAGAGTGCTAAAAATGGTGATGCGGAGGGAGACAATGCTTTGAGTGTCGGGAAGGATGATAGCATCCCCAAAGAAGAAACTGAGAAGGGTTTGGCATcgagggaaagaaagaagagcAGATACTTATCACCTCCTTTTGCAGGTCTAAAGAAGGGGGGAAGAAACTCAAGCACCAAGAAGGACTCTTTAGATGCAGAATTCGAGAAAATTGCTAAAGTTGCTCGAGTTGGGGAGCGGATGATCAGTGCGGCTGGTCAAATCATTGGATCACCTTCTTTTACAAGTCTAAAGAGGGGGGTAAGAAACTCAAGCACCGAGAAGGACTCTGTAGATGCAGGATCCGAGAAAATTGCTAAAGTTGCTCGAATTGGGGCGCGGATGATCAGTGCGGCTGGTCAACTCATCGGATCACCTCCTGTTGTGAACTGTAGTGATGAAACCAAGGTTGACTCAGTTGCTATCTCTACTCCTAACCCTCCAAGAGAAGATCAGAAGAAGATTATAGACACTGTCAAACTCAATGCTGATACAAAGAAAGTAGTAACTGAAGTAAGGTCTGCAGCTACTAACCCTCTACAGTTGAAGGAGAAAAGTGCAGTTGAtatatttttggagtttatttctGAGTTCCGTAGTGCTCTATACTTAAATGGgtcaaagtacaagattttccacaGGGGTCAACCTGGTAGAAAGAGAAAGTTGCTGAGCTCTGGACATGACACTCAGATTCCTGAATCTAAAACTCCacgaaaaagaaatggaaagaagGAACAAGAACTATCGGGTGTGAAAAAGCTTGAGAAAGATGGTGGGGAgttgaggaagaagaggaagaaggagaCGGTTAATAATAAGAAAGACGGTGAAGCTGCTACCATGCCTGTGACCCTTACGGTGACGTTTCCCTCTGGCTTCTCTTTGCCTTCAAGAAATGACCTCAAGGCAGTGTTTAGCAAGTTTGGGGCTTTGAATGAGAAAGAAACAGAGGTGCTTTATAATTGCAGCTGTGCTATGGTTGTTTTCATGAAAAGCTCTGATGCGGAAGAAGCATTCAATGCATCTATCAAGGCGAGCCCCTTTGGACCTGCTAAGGTTAGTTATCGGCTCAGATATTCTTTGGATGGCTATGAGAAAGTAGCTTCTCCTTCTTATAAGGAGGGAGGCGAAAACCCAGTTGATGATGCATCTCGAGTTCTCTTCACTGTTAAGGAAAAGCTTGAGCTGATGACCTCGATGCTGGAGAAGTCTTATGGGAATATGTTACCTGAGGATCAATCTAAGTTGGAAGTTGAGATGAAAGGGCTTTTGGAGGTGGTAAATACAGTGACCTAG
- the LOC131298876 gene encoding universal stress protein A-like protein codes for MEGGAAESSQTRIMVGVNESTIKGYPHASISSKGAFEWTLSKIVRANTSAFTLLFLHVQVPDQDGFDDMDSIYASPDDFKKLNHRNKIRGLHLLEYFVNRCHEIGVPCEAWIKKGDPKEVICHEVNRVQPDLLVVGSRGLGPFQRVFVGTVSEFCAKHAECPVITIKRKVDEAPQDPIDD; via the exons ATGGAGGGCGGAGCAGCGGAATCGTCGCAGACTCGGATAATGGTGGGAGTGAACGAGTCGACGATAAAGGGATACCCTCATGCTTCCATTAGCAGCAAAGGAGCTTTCGAATGGACTCTCAGTAAGATCGTTCGCGCCAACACCTCCGCCTTCACTCTCCTCTTCCTCCACGTCCAAGTCCCCGACCAAgacg GTTTTGACGATATGGATAGTATATATGCGTCTCCTGATGATTTTAAGAAGTTGAACCACCGGAACAAGATAAGAGGACTCCATTTGCTTGAGTACTTTGTCAACAGATGTCATGAGATTGGG GTTCCTTGTGAAGCATGGATCAAGAAAGGTGATCCAAAGGAAGTAATCTGCCATGAGGTCAACCGAGTCCAGCCTGATTTGCTGGTTGTGGGAAGCAGGGGTCTTGGCCCTTTCCAAAG GGTTTTTGTAGGCACTGTGAGTGAATTTTGCGCGAAGCATGCTGAGTGCCCTGTCATCACGATCAAGCGCAAGGTTGATGAGGCTCCTCAGGACCCAATCGATGACTAA